One part of the Gemmatimonas sp. genome encodes these proteins:
- the ftsZ gene encoding cell division protein FtsZ — MTFEFEESASQNARMKVVGVGGGGGNAVNRMIEEHLEGVEFISVNTDAQALTNSKADVKIQIGKKLTRGLGAGARPEIGRQAIEENREDCKRVLGNADLVFITCGMGGGTGTGAAPVVCQLAREAGALTVGIVTRPFLFEGRKRMRQAEEGIAEMRKHVDTMIIVPNERLLAVVGKGIPFHEALKKADEVLLHATQGISVLISETGMVNVDFADVRTVMQNGGSALMGTGIGRGENRAVEAAQQAIASPLLDNVSISGATGVLVNITGGEDLTLGEVHQINDIVHDAVGDDAEIIFGAVHEPAMMGEIRVTVIATGFDRYLQGAQPAATATSAFSPSARQPAAAHSDVQPVAAKAPSVLPFPSGTRPPARPAVPPARPAWEGAVPRPPRVPPASASPSADLDDMEIPTFIRRQMD, encoded by the coding sequence ATGACCTTCGAGTTCGAAGAGAGCGCTTCCCAGAACGCCCGCATGAAGGTGGTGGGTGTTGGAGGCGGTGGCGGCAACGCCGTGAACCGCATGATCGAGGAGCACCTCGAGGGGGTCGAGTTCATCTCGGTCAATACCGACGCCCAGGCGCTCACGAACTCCAAGGCTGACGTCAAGATCCAGATCGGCAAGAAGCTCACGCGCGGTCTTGGCGCGGGGGCGCGGCCGGAGATCGGTCGGCAGGCCATCGAAGAGAACCGCGAAGACTGCAAGCGCGTCCTCGGCAATGCCGATCTGGTGTTCATCACCTGCGGCATGGGCGGCGGTACCGGCACCGGCGCGGCCCCGGTCGTCTGCCAACTGGCCCGTGAGGCCGGGGCGCTCACGGTCGGCATCGTCACCCGCCCGTTCCTCTTCGAGGGGCGCAAGCGCATGCGCCAGGCCGAAGAGGGGATCGCCGAAATGCGCAAGCACGTGGACACGATGATCATCGTGCCCAACGAGCGCCTGCTCGCCGTCGTGGGCAAGGGCATTCCCTTCCACGAGGCGCTCAAGAAGGCCGACGAAGTCCTGCTGCACGCCACGCAGGGCATCTCGGTGCTCATCAGCGAAACGGGCATGGTGAACGTCGACTTCGCCGACGTGCGCACCGTCATGCAGAACGGCGGATCGGCGCTCATGGGTACCGGCATCGGTCGCGGCGAGAACCGCGCGGTCGAGGCGGCGCAGCAGGCCATTGCCTCGCCGCTGCTCGACAACGTCTCCATCTCCGGCGCCACGGGCGTCCTCGTCAACATCACCGGCGGTGAGGACCTCACCCTTGGCGAAGTGCACCAGATCAACGACATCGTGCACGATGCGGTCGGCGATGATGCCGAAATCATCTTTGGCGCTGTGCATGAGCCCGCCATGATGGGGGAGATCCGCGTCACGGTCATCGCCACCGGGTTCGACCGGTACCTGCAGGGCGCCCAGCCGGCCGCCACCGCGACCAGCGCGTTCAGCCCTTCCGCTCGCCAGCCTGCTGCTGCACATTCCGACGTTCAGCCCGTTGCCGCCAAGGCGCCCTCCGTTTTGCCGTTCCCGTCCGGGACCCGGCCGCCGGCGAGACCTGCGGTGCCCCCCGCGCGTCCTGCGTGGGAAGGGGCTGTCCCTCGCCCGCCGCGAGTGCCGCCTGCGTCCGCATCGCCGAGTGCTGATCTCGACGATATGGAAATCCCGACGTTCATTCGGAGACAGATGGATTGA
- a CDS encoding M14 family zinc carboxypeptidase has product MTLIVSTLRRCAAGLLLAAPLAVTAQQRSLDTRDPNQKQDPTYEQSVREWLANPRHSSPLVDHLPLAPGIPTPRDVLGYHVGAPRILTHYEKQLAYYRALEKASPRVKVETIGRSDEGRELVVVWISSDANMQQLAENRKNLARIADPRGMTDAQVKTLLAQTKPHYHLMGGLHSGETGPSETLMELAYRLTAETSPIISQIREQLYVSITPAADADGRDRNVDWFLRNQSMARPVASVPAAGAAASSDSARRPTTSAPAAPAAFGGPLPYWGKYVYHDNNRDINIKLVQMRAIVDWYFTAFPPIMHDLHESLPLLYTYTGGPPQNPNLDPILFAELPWFGNWELAQMTKWGMPGVYTHAFMDGWSPGYLGSVAYNHNGLMKMYETQSGRDLDSAAMAAARRGETPAAAATGGGARGTGPVPTGRGGGQDREWYRGIPIGFNDVATFTRRSNANYMQTGVISALQLASMFPQTVLENFYTKTRNSIADGRARAPHAFIIPKQRDMTRVAEMVNLLRVQRIEIGQATAPVKVGNTTYPAGSYIIKRDQPYGRLAKNLLERQDYPDARLSTYDDSGWSMGFAMGVDVVAVADTGILNAPVTNVDRVVPKGTLSGSGGNTIAVAHLGSNHMVTFRYLLRRIPMKVAEASFAAGDTTYPAGSFLIESRHANAVRTLVDSLGLTARYLPSPPTVRSHDADVPRVAIYSQWSGTQNLGWYRLTFDEFKVPFDLIYKERVRQGNLRRDYDVILVAEQNLSKNTVMQAAATRPVPYRKDPTYKFLGMYGETDDITGGFGQAGVDAIAAFLEAGGTLIAIGESARLPIEFGWARTVDKRPVPGLTAQRPLVEATISRPAHPVFYGVGTTTIPVKYVGGTPFTVGIADEGNVLARYVGGDKAVLSGLMTGADSLRNRPFAVDIPQAVKGRGRVILFANNPIYRWQNHGEFGMVFNSLINWNDVIESPKP; this is encoded by the coding sequence GTGACCCTCATCGTTTCGACGCTCCGCCGCTGTGCGGCGGGCCTCCTGCTGGCGGCGCCCCTCGCCGTGACGGCACAGCAACGCTCGCTCGATACGCGCGATCCGAACCAGAAGCAGGATCCCACCTACGAGCAGAGCGTGCGAGAGTGGCTCGCCAACCCGCGTCATTCGAGCCCGCTCGTTGACCACCTCCCGCTGGCGCCGGGCATTCCTACCCCGCGCGACGTGCTCGGCTACCACGTGGGTGCCCCACGCATTCTCACCCACTACGAGAAGCAGCTCGCCTACTACCGCGCGCTCGAGAAAGCCTCGCCACGCGTGAAGGTCGAAACCATCGGCCGCTCCGACGAAGGGCGCGAGTTGGTGGTGGTCTGGATCTCGAGCGACGCGAACATGCAGCAGCTCGCCGAGAACCGAAAGAACCTTGCGCGCATCGCCGATCCGCGCGGCATGACCGACGCGCAGGTGAAGACGCTGCTGGCGCAGACCAAGCCGCACTATCACCTCATGGGTGGCCTGCACTCCGGCGAAACGGGCCCGTCGGAAACGCTCATGGAGTTGGCGTATCGACTGACGGCCGAAACGTCGCCCATCATCAGTCAGATTCGCGAACAGCTGTACGTGTCGATCACGCCGGCGGCCGATGCCGACGGGCGCGATCGCAACGTGGACTGGTTCCTGCGCAACCAGTCCATGGCGCGGCCTGTCGCATCGGTACCGGCGGCCGGCGCCGCCGCGTCGAGTGATTCCGCGCGGCGTCCCACCACCAGTGCGCCGGCGGCTCCGGCCGCCTTCGGCGGGCCGCTCCCCTATTGGGGCAAGTATGTGTACCACGACAACAATCGCGACATCAACATCAAGCTGGTGCAGATGCGCGCGATCGTGGATTGGTACTTCACGGCCTTCCCGCCCATCATGCACGACCTGCACGAGTCGTTGCCGCTGCTGTACACCTACACGGGTGGGCCGCCGCAGAACCCCAATCTCGATCCCATTCTCTTCGCGGAGCTGCCATGGTTCGGCAACTGGGAGCTCGCGCAAATGACGAAGTGGGGGATGCCTGGCGTGTACACCCACGCCTTCATGGACGGCTGGTCGCCCGGCTATCTCGGCTCTGTGGCCTACAACCACAATGGGCTCATGAAGATGTACGAGACGCAGTCGGGGCGTGATCTCGACAGTGCGGCCATGGCGGCTGCGCGTCGTGGGGAAACGCCGGCCGCCGCGGCGACGGGTGGTGGCGCGCGCGGTACGGGCCCGGTGCCCACTGGCCGTGGCGGCGGACAGGATCGCGAATGGTATCGGGGCATTCCCATCGGTTTCAACGACGTGGCCACGTTCACACGCCGCTCGAATGCCAACTACATGCAGACGGGGGTGATCTCCGCCTTGCAGCTCGCGAGCATGTTCCCGCAAACGGTGCTCGAGAACTTCTACACGAAGACGCGTAACAGCATCGCGGATGGCCGGGCGCGTGCCCCGCACGCGTTCATCATTCCGAAGCAGCGCGACATGACGCGTGTGGCCGAGATGGTGAATCTGCTGCGCGTGCAGCGCATCGAGATCGGTCAAGCCACCGCGCCGGTGAAGGTAGGGAACACCACCTATCCCGCCGGCTCGTACATCATCAAGCGCGACCAGCCGTATGGACGCCTGGCCAAGAATCTGCTGGAGCGGCAGGACTACCCCGACGCGCGACTCAGCACCTACGACGACAGCGGCTGGAGCATGGGCTTCGCCATGGGCGTGGACGTGGTGGCGGTGGCCGACACCGGCATCCTCAACGCGCCGGTGACGAACGTCGACAGGGTCGTTCCGAAGGGCACACTCTCCGGCAGCGGGGGCAACACCATCGCCGTGGCGCACCTGGGCAGCAACCACATGGTCACCTTCCGGTACCTCCTGCGCCGCATTCCCATGAAGGTGGCCGAGGCGTCGTTCGCCGCCGGCGACACCACGTATCCGGCCGGCTCATTCCTCATCGAGTCGAGGCATGCGAATGCGGTCCGCACGCTGGTCGACTCGCTCGGACTCACGGCACGCTATCTCCCCTCGCCGCCGACAGTGCGCTCGCACGATGCCGACGTACCACGCGTGGCGATCTACTCGCAGTGGAGTGGCACGCAGAACCTGGGCTGGTACCGGCTCACCTTCGATGAGTTCAAGGTGCCCTTCGATCTCATCTACAAGGAGCGGGTGCGTCAGGGCAATCTGCGCCGCGACTACGATGTGATTCTTGTGGCCGAGCAGAACCTGTCGAAGAACACCGTGATGCAGGCAGCCGCGACCCGCCCGGTGCCGTACAGAAAGGATCCCACGTACAAGTTCCTTGGCATGTATGGCGAAACGGATGACATCACCGGTGGCTTCGGGCAGGCGGGCGTCGACGCCATCGCGGCGTTCCTCGAGGCGGGAGGCACGCTCATCGCCATTGGGGAGAGCGCACGGCTGCCCATCGAGTTCGGGTGGGCGCGTACCGTGGACAAGCGTCCGGTACCGGGGCTCACGGCGCAGCGCCCGTTGGTGGAGGCCACCATCTCGCGCCCCGCGCATCCGGTGTTCTACGGGGTCGGTACGACGACCATTCCCGTGAAGTACGTGGGCGGGACGCCGTTCACGGTGGGCATTGCCGACGAGGGGAACGTGCTGGCCCGCTATGTCGGTGGCGACAAGGCGGTGCTGTCCGGGCTCATGACCGGGGCCGACTCACTGCGGAACCGTCCGTTCGCCGTGGACATCCCGCAGGCCGTAAAGGGACGGGGGCGAGTCATCCTGTTCGCGAACAACCCGATTTACCGTTGGCAGAACCACGGCGAGTTCGGCATGGTCTTCAACAGCCTGATCAACTGGAACGACGTGATCGAGTCGCCGAAGCCCTGA
- the ftsA gene encoding cell division protein FtsA — protein MTSESIVAALDIGTAHTTAIVAAVHGDLPRAPRLKVLGVGSTRTMGLRRGVVSDIEEATRSIRAAVEEASRVAGVQPDGLYVGIAGEHVRAMCSTGVVAISGDEITRADVDRVNEVARAMAIPQDRELLHAIPQEYRVDKADGIRDPVGMIGTRLETEMYLVTIGSAPAMNLRKAIERAGYKSRELVLEPLASALAVLTEEEKELGVVLVELGAGTTDLAIFHEGKIRHLGTIPYGGNNVTSDLVQGLGITQHDAEQLKEAYGCAYEPLIDPEQVIAMPPSGTHGERHISRELMTHIIHQRMDEIFDKVVREVQQAGYQGKLNAGIVLTGGGSSLEGITELAADVFGLGVRVGMPGAKLDGLVEHVADPRFSTVTGLALYGAHRAALGGVVSRRPSLSGGGVDKLATRVKTWLQDFF, from the coding sequence ATGACGTCCGAATCCATCGTTGCCGCCCTCGATATTGGCACCGCCCACACCACTGCCATCGTGGCGGCGGTGCACGGTGACCTGCCGCGTGCTCCGCGGCTCAAGGTGCTGGGAGTGGGGAGCACCCGCACAATGGGGCTGCGTCGCGGGGTGGTCAGCGATATCGAGGAGGCCACCCGCAGCATCCGGGCCGCCGTCGAAGAGGCGTCACGTGTGGCGGGCGTACAGCCCGACGGACTCTACGTGGGCATTGCCGGGGAGCATGTGCGCGCCATGTGCTCCACGGGTGTCGTTGCCATCAGCGGCGACGAGATCACGCGCGCCGATGTGGACCGCGTGAACGAAGTGGCGCGCGCCATGGCCATTCCGCAGGACCGCGAGCTGCTGCACGCCATTCCGCAGGAATACCGGGTGGACAAGGCCGACGGCATTCGCGATCCCGTGGGCATGATCGGTACGCGCCTCGAGACCGAGATGTATCTCGTCACCATCGGCAGCGCGCCGGCGATGAACCTCCGCAAGGCTATCGAGCGGGCCGGGTACAAGTCGCGCGAACTCGTGCTGGAACCGCTCGCGAGCGCGCTGGCCGTGCTCACCGAAGAGGAGAAGGAGCTGGGGGTCGTGCTCGTCGAGCTCGGCGCTGGCACCACCGATCTCGCCATCTTCCACGAGGGCAAGATCCGGCATCTGGGCACGATCCCCTACGGCGGCAACAATGTCACCAGCGACCTGGTGCAGGGGCTCGGCATCACGCAGCACGACGCCGAGCAGCTCAAGGAAGCGTACGGCTGCGCCTATGAACCGCTCATTGACCCCGAGCAGGTCATTGCCATGCCGCCCTCCGGTACACACGGCGAGCGGCACATCTCACGCGAACTCATGACGCACATCATCCATCAGCGGATGGATGAGATCTTCGACAAGGTCGTGCGAGAGGTGCAGCAGGCGGGCTATCAGGGCAAGCTCAACGCCGGCATCGTGCTCACGGGAGGCGGATCGTCGCTCGAGGGCATCACGGAACTCGCCGCCGATGTCTTTGGCCTGGGGGTACGGGTGGGAATGCCGGGGGCCAAGCTGGACGGCCTCGTGGAGCATGTGGCCGACCCCCGCTTTTCCACCGTGACCGGGCTGGCACTCTACGGCGCGCATCGCGCCGCGCTGGGCGGCGTCGTGTCCCGTCGGCCGTCCCTCAGCGGTGGTGGCGTGGACAAGCTGGCCACGCGTGTGAAAACGTGGCTGCAGGACTTCTTCTAA
- the murC gene encoding UDP-N-acetylmuramate--L-alanine ligase, protein MPSPSPDSPHSTPTRALLLDAADPRPVHFIGIAGAGMSALAELLARRGVPVQGTDANPAGAPDLARYGITVAPHDVHMVAAARAIVYSSAIPAMHPEMQAARAAGLAVVRRAEALADAVSGGTLVGIAGTHGKTTTTVMTTEALASAGRDPTGVVGGRVGLWGGNLRLGGSTFVVEADEYDRSFLALHPEVAVVLNVEADHLDIYRDLDDITRAFEMFLSPARALVRCADDAGAMALRVATSRDVIAYSATLPGTAPAPQAGDARLVAHDLVLDGTGARFAVSLDGEALGKVQLAVPGLHNVRNALAAIGAGLALGATVGDMAPGLAAFRGVERRFQRLGCERGIDVVDDYAHHPTEVEATIAAARHAFPARRLVVVFQPHLYSRTRDLQAEFAAALSAADVVLLCDIYGARETPEPGVTSALIGARMTSGVLRWSGPRHEAAAHAHALAREGDVVLTMGAGDITRTGSELLERLRATASHH, encoded by the coding sequence ATGCCCTCCCCGTCCCCCGACTCGCCACACAGCACACCCACGCGCGCGCTGCTGCTCGATGCGGCCGATCCGCGGCCGGTCCACTTCATCGGCATCGCCGGTGCGGGCATGAGCGCCCTGGCCGAGCTGCTCGCTCGCCGCGGCGTACCGGTGCAGGGCACCGATGCCAATCCCGCAGGTGCCCCCGATCTGGCGCGCTATGGAATCACCGTGGCGCCGCATGATGTGCACATGGTTGCCGCCGCGCGCGCCATCGTGTACTCGTCGGCCATTCCGGCCATGCACCCCGAAATGCAGGCCGCCCGGGCCGCCGGACTGGCCGTGGTGCGGCGAGCCGAAGCGCTGGCTGATGCGGTCAGCGGCGGGACGCTGGTGGGGATTGCCGGGACGCACGGCAAGACGACCACGACGGTCATGACGACCGAGGCACTGGCCAGCGCCGGTCGTGATCCCACCGGGGTGGTCGGCGGACGTGTGGGACTCTGGGGAGGCAATCTTCGTCTCGGTGGCTCCACCTTCGTGGTGGAGGCCGACGAGTACGATCGCTCGTTCCTGGCGCTCCATCCGGAAGTGGCCGTCGTGCTCAATGTCGAGGCCGATCATCTCGACATCTATCGCGATCTCGACGACATCACCCGCGCCTTCGAGATGTTTCTCTCGCCCGCGCGCGCGCTGGTGCGCTGCGCCGACGATGCGGGCGCGATGGCACTGCGGGTGGCCACCAGCCGCGACGTCATCGCGTATTCGGCCACGCTGCCAGGCACCGCACCAGCACCGCAGGCGGGCGATGCGCGCCTGGTGGCGCACGACCTCGTGCTCGACGGCACCGGCGCCCGCTTTGCCGTGTCGCTCGATGGTGAAGCGCTTGGCAAGGTGCAGCTCGCCGTCCCCGGGTTGCACAACGTCCGCAACGCGCTGGCGGCCATCGGCGCCGGGTTGGCGTTGGGGGCGACGGTCGGCGACATGGCACCAGGGCTCGCCGCGTTTCGCGGGGTCGAACGCCGCTTCCAGCGCCTCGGATGCGAACGTGGCATCGACGTCGTCGACGACTATGCGCACCATCCCACGGAAGTGGAGGCCACGATTGCGGCCGCGCGCCACGCGTTTCCGGCGCGCCGCCTCGTGGTCGTCTTTCAGCCGCATCTCTATTCGCGCACACGGGATCTCCAGGCGGAGTTCGCGGCGGCACTGAGCGCCGCCGATGTCGTGCTGCTCTGCGACATCTACGGTGCGCGCGAAACCCCCGAGCCAGGGGTCACCTCGGCGCTGATTGGCGCGCGTATGACCTCGGGGGTGCTGCGCTGGAGCGGTCCGCGCCACGAGGCGGCCGCTCACGCCCACGCCCTCGCCCGTGAGGGGGATGTAGTGCTCACCATGGGGGCCGGCGACATCACCCGGACCGGCTCCGAACTGCTCGAACGCTTGCGCGCCACGGCGTCGCACCACTGA
- a CDS encoding glycosyltransferase has translation MSTRVLFAGGGTGGHLYPGLAIARALVRLDPAVHPHFIGAQRGVEREVLPTSGFPYTLLDLHPLYRQRPWQNWKTLAGGVSAWRGLSALAREQWPAAIVGTGGYAAGVALAWGRGHGVPTILHEPDSHPGLTTRAFAGGARALYLGFPEAAARLSPAAGATVHAFGCPIEPPPVPRLARAEARRAWGLQEASFVVLVVGGSQGARAINDTVAAWVQRGLPPGLGLIWATGRQQAAAYAEYEGPLVRVRPYLAPISEAYAAADMAVSRAGAMSIAELCAWGIPPVLVPLPTAAQDHQAHNARATAVAGAAIHLPQSELSAEQLDRAVRELRDDPARMQSMQEAAARRARPDAADAIARDLLRLIGRTA, from the coding sequence GTGAGCACCCGCGTGCTGTTTGCCGGCGGGGGCACGGGCGGCCATCTCTATCCCGGTCTGGCCATTGCCCGGGCCCTCGTGCGACTCGACCCCGCGGTGCACCCGCACTTCATTGGCGCCCAGCGGGGCGTCGAGCGCGAGGTGCTGCCCACGTCGGGGTTTCCGTACACGTTGCTCGATCTGCATCCGCTGTACCGGCAGCGGCCGTGGCAGAATTGGAAGACGCTTGCCGGCGGCGTGTCGGCGTGGCGTGGGCTCAGTGCGTTGGCGCGCGAACAGTGGCCGGCCGCGATCGTGGGAACGGGCGGTTACGCGGCGGGGGTGGCACTCGCCTGGGGACGCGGCCACGGCGTGCCCACCATTCTGCACGAGCCGGACAGTCATCCCGGCCTCACCACGCGCGCCTTTGCTGGCGGTGCCCGCGCCCTCTATCTCGGCTTTCCCGAGGCCGCTGCGCGACTTTCACCCGCGGCTGGCGCCACCGTCCACGCCTTTGGCTGCCCCATCGAGCCACCGCCGGTGCCACGCCTGGCGCGAGCTGAGGCACGGCGCGCGTGGGGGCTGCAGGAGGCCTCGTTCGTGGTGCTGGTGGTGGGGGGCAGCCAGGGCGCACGCGCGATCAACGACACGGTGGCGGCGTGGGTGCAGCGTGGGCTCCCGCCTGGCCTCGGACTCATTTGGGCCACCGGCCGGCAGCAGGCAGCCGCATACGCCGAGTATGAAGGGCCGCTGGTACGCGTGCGCCCGTATCTGGCGCCCATCTCGGAGGCGTATGCCGCCGCCGACATGGCGGTCTCGCGGGCCGGCGCCATGTCCATTGCGGAGCTGTGTGCGTGGGGCATACCTCCGGTACTGGTGCCACTCCCCACGGCGGCACAGGATCACCAGGCGCACAATGCGCGCGCCACGGCGGTAGCGGGCGCAGCCATTCACCTGCCGCAGTCGGAACTGTCGGCAGAGCAGCTCGATCGCGCCGTGCGCGAATTGCGCGACGACCCGGCGCGGATGCAATCCATGCAGGAAGCGGCGGCGCGGCGCGCGCGCCCCGATGCCGCCGACGCCATCGCGCGCGATCTGCTGCGACTCATTGGCCGCACCGCCTAG
- a CDS encoding FtsW/RodA/SpoVE family cell cycle protein, whose product MTGLGATFDPAGAVGGGGVGAARASALAGTRERWRMSLEGRALVLVTAILLSVGLAVLFSASALVAVAKDQPGHYYVLRQATGALVGILAFAVLAKIDAERWRQLAWPLMLLSILLMIAVLFTGKVNGSRRHLFGGSLQPSEFAKFAILVWTPMLLVKKGEVVRRVGKGLMPFAVVIGTLSVLAILEPDYSVAMMFCLLTAVLLFVGGARIAHFVMFGALGLALVSFQLSQSPYVRERIRSFMEGEQASSERKSPTGDQQYQSFVAVGSGGLLGVGFGQGNQQRGWLPLAQSDFIGSIVGEEFGFVGLAGITVLFALYGWIGFRIARNARSPFLTLVAVGLTFTTVFTAFIHLGVVIGLLPNTGLTLPFVSYGRSNLVLTLAMTGMLVNIGSERERVYGVAATDPLVAPRT is encoded by the coding sequence ATGACCGGCCTCGGCGCGACATTCGACCCGGCTGGCGCGGTCGGCGGGGGCGGCGTGGGTGCCGCGCGGGCCTCGGCGCTGGCGGGAACGCGCGAACGGTGGCGCATGTCGCTCGAGGGGCGCGCGCTCGTGCTCGTGACCGCCATCCTGCTCAGTGTGGGCCTGGCGGTGCTCTTCAGCGCGAGCGCCCTCGTGGCCGTCGCCAAGGATCAGCCCGGTCATTACTACGTGCTGCGGCAGGCCACCGGCGCGCTCGTGGGAATCCTCGCCTTCGCCGTGCTGGCCAAGATCGATGCCGAACGATGGCGACAGCTGGCCTGGCCGCTCATGCTGCTCAGTATCCTGCTCATGATCGCCGTGCTGTTCACCGGCAAGGTGAACGGCTCGCGGCGTCATCTGTTCGGCGGTTCGCTCCAGCCCTCCGAGTTCGCCAAGTTCGCGATTCTCGTGTGGACGCCCATGCTGCTGGTCAAGAAGGGTGAGGTCGTACGGCGCGTCGGCAAGGGGCTCATGCCCTTCGCCGTCGTGATCGGCACGCTCAGTGTGCTGGCCATCCTCGAACCCGACTACTCGGTGGCCATGATGTTCTGCCTGCTCACGGCGGTCCTGCTGTTCGTGGGGGGGGCGCGCATTGCGCATTTCGTGATGTTCGGTGCGCTTGGCCTGGCGCTCGTCTCCTTCCAGCTGTCGCAGAGCCCATATGTGAGGGAACGCATTCGCAGCTTCATGGAAGGGGAACAGGCATCGAGCGAACGCAAGAGTCCCACGGGCGATCAGCAATACCAGTCCTTTGTCGCGGTCGGTTCCGGGGGGCTGCTAGGGGTGGGCTTCGGGCAGGGCAACCAGCAGCGCGGATGGCTACCCCTTGCGCAAAGCGACTTCATCGGCTCCATCGTGGGCGAGGAGTTCGGCTTCGTTGGCTTGGCGGGCATCACAGTGCTGTTTGCCCTGTATGGATGGATCGGCTTTCGCATTGCCAGAAACGCCCGGTCACCGTTTCTCACCTTGGTGGCGGTGGGGCTCACCTTCACCACTGTGTTTACCGCGTTCATCCATCTCGGTGTCGTGATCGGCCTGCTTCCCAACACCGGCCTCACGCTGCCGTTCGTGAGCTACGGGCGCTCCAATCTCGTGCTCACGCTCGCCATGACCGGCATGCTCGTGAACATCGGCAGCGAGCGGGAGCGCGTATACGGCGTAGCGGCTACCGATCCACTGGTGGCGCCGCGTACGTGA
- the murD gene encoding UDP-N-acetylmuramoyl-L-alanine--D-glutamate ligase, giving the protein MSNTPQEVASIVARRLAERTGEFAIIGLGRSGVAAARLLRKAGVSVYASDAGSTPALREAAALLEREGASVDVGQHNLERLAHAAVLVVSPGVPPTAPPLRTALAAGIPIVSEVEVALRLTPALRYIATTGTNGKTTTTAMVGHLLRALGHDAPEVGNIGTPVSELALREHPPTWAALEISSFQLHDTPGLLPDVGVLTTLSPDHLDRYESVNTYYADKKRLFANATLASRWVTTADNTDVHQLVRGVPGHWYHFSTQRCDVDAWLDRERDELHVLGAPLLKRDELALAGDHNVANALAALLAVMVADEAHRTPAARATLARALREFGALAHRLEPVGEYAGIRWINDSKATNVASTQVAVAGMTRPTVLLLGGRHKGEPYTTLAPELRRIARAVVAFGEAGPQIAADLAGPLEGQVPVQLLPAGTDFESVLRVARGAAQTGDVILLSPACSSYDMFRNFEERGREFTRLAQVIA; this is encoded by the coding sequence ATGTCGAACACTCCCCAGGAAGTCGCCTCGATCGTGGCTCGGCGGCTCGCTGAACGCACCGGCGAATTCGCCATCATTGGTCTTGGCCGCAGCGGGGTTGCGGCGGCGCGTCTGCTGCGCAAGGCAGGCGTGTCGGTGTATGCGTCCGATGCGGGGAGCACCCCGGCGCTGCGCGAGGCGGCGGCGCTGCTCGAACGCGAAGGGGCCAGCGTGGACGTGGGCCAGCACAATCTCGAACGGCTGGCTCATGCTGCCGTGCTCGTGGTCAGCCCCGGCGTACCGCCAACGGCGCCGCCGCTGCGCACCGCACTGGCCGCCGGCATCCCGATCGTGAGCGAGGTGGAGGTGGCGCTGCGTCTCACGCCCGCGCTGCGCTACATCGCCACCACCGGCACCAATGGCAAGACGACGACCACCGCCATGGTGGGGCACCTGCTGCGCGCGCTCGGGCACGACGCCCCCGAGGTCGGCAACATCGGCACGCCGGTGTCCGAGCTGGCGCTGCGCGAGCATCCGCCAACGTGGGCCGCGCTCGAGATCTCCAGCTTCCAGCTGCACGATACGCCCGGACTCCTTCCCGACGTCGGTGTGCTCACCACGCTCAGCCCCGATCATCTCGATCGCTACGAGAGCGTGAACACGTATTATGCCGACAAGAAGCGGCTGTTCGCCAACGCCACGCTGGCATCCCGCTGGGTCACCACGGCCGACAATACCGACGTGCACCAGCTCGTGCGTGGGGTGCCGGGCCATTGGTACCACTTCTCGACGCAGCGCTGCGATGTGGATGCCTGGCTCGATCGCGAGCGCGATGAACTGCACGTCTTGGGGGCCCCCCTCCTGAAGCGCGACGAACTGGCGCTCGCAGGTGATCACAACGTCGCCAACGCCTTGGCGGCGCTGCTCGCCGTCATGGTGGCCGACGAGGCCCACCGCACACCCGCGGCGCGAGCCACGCTCGCCCGCGCGCTCCGCGAGTTCGGGGCGCTCGCACACCGGTTGGAACCCGTGGGGGAGTACGCGGGCATCCGCTGGATCAACGACTCCAAGGCCACCAACGTCGCCTCCACGCAGGTGGCCGTGGCCGGCATGACGCGGCCCACCGTGCTGCTGCTCGGTGGTCGTCACAAGGGGGAGCCCTACACCACGCTGGCACCGGAACTGCGCCGAATCGCGCGCGCCGTTGTGGCGTTCGGTGAGGCCGGGCCGCAGATCGCGGCCGACCTCGCGGGGCCGCTTGAGGGGCAGGTGCCTGTGCAGCTGCTGCCCGCCGGTACCGACTTCGAATCGGTGCTGCGCGTGGCTCGCGGGGCCGCGCAGACCGGTGATGTCATCCTCCTGTCACCCGCCTGCTCGAGCTACGACATGTTCCGAAACTTCGAGGAGCGCGGACGGGAGTTTACCAGACTGGCGCAGGTCATCGCATGA